One genomic window of Quercus robur chromosome 6, dhQueRobu3.1, whole genome shotgun sequence includes the following:
- the LOC126690253 gene encoding exopolygalacturonase-like — MAIAGKACTLTILIILCFALAYCEAYAKGVVRGVPDTFRGSNLARHDVLAPGEKVFNVLQFGAKSDGRKDNTQAFIQAWRAACDFKGPSRLLIPGGSFLISQVVFGGPCGGTTPKVVQILGTLKGSTDISEYPEAYWIVFESIVGLVVTGSGKGILDGQGDSVWKYNDCSHSSSCQPLPANLRLNKVTNGVIRGLTSLNSKGVHVFITNCEIIRARNLHINAPADSPNTDGIHVSHSNDVRIAKSTIRTGDDCISIIQGATNVRINKVTCGPGHGISVGSLGKYENEEDVKGITVKNCTMVGTENGIRIKTYPGSKESSASSMLFQDIIMNNVKNPIIIDQGYCPKSKCSNKAPSSVRLSDIHYINIRGTSSTPNAVELFCSSQYPCQNVQLYDIDLKSQQRGPTAASCTNAKVRFGGKMNPPPCK, encoded by the exons ATGGCCATTGCAGGAAAAGCTTGTACACTTACCATTCTTATCATCTTGTGCTTTGCATTGGCCTACTGTGAGGCTTATGCCAAGGGTGTGGTCCGTGGAGTTCCCGATACATTCCGTGGTTCTAATTTAGCTCGGCATGACGTTCTTGCTCCTGGTGAGAAAGTTTTTAATGTATTACAATTTGGAGCCAAGTCTGATGGAAGGAAAGACAATACCCAG GCTTTCATCCAAGCATGGCGTGCCGCATGCGACTTCAAGGGACCATCAAGGCTACTCATTCCCGGAGGGAGTTTCTTAATATCTCAGGTTGTGTTTGGAGGGCCATGCGGTGGCACAACTCCCAAAGTTGTTCAAATTCTTGGGACCCTGAAAGGATCAACTGATATCAGTGAATATCCTGAAGCTTATTGGATCGTGTTCGAATCCATAGTTGGCTTGGTTGTTACAGGTTCTGGAAAAGGCATTCTTGATGGTCAGGGTGATTCTGTTTGGAAATACAATGACTGTAGCCATAGTAGCAGTTGCCAGCCACTCCCCGCT AACTTAAGACTCAACAAGGTCACAAATGGAGTTATAAGAGGCCTCACTTCCCTTAACAGTAAAGGGGTTCACGTGTTCATCACTAACTGCGAGATCATAAGGGCACGCAACCTTCACATAAATGCCCCCGCAGATAGCCCGAACACTGATGGCATTCATGTTAGCCATTCCAACGATGTGAGAATAGCCAAATCTACCATTCGCACTGGTGATGATTGCATCTCTATTATCCAGGGAGCCACCAACGTTCGCATCAACAAAGTAACCTGTGGCCCTGGACATGGCATTAG TGTGGGTAGCCTTGGCAAGTACGAAAACGAGGAGGATGTGAAAGGCATCACTGTGAAAAATTGCACGATGGTTGGCACAGAAAATGGAATTAGAATCAAAACATATCCAGGATCGAAAGAGAGTTCAGCATCGTCCATGCTTTTCCAGGACATCATCATGAACAATGTTAAGAACCCCATTATCATAGACCAAGGCTACTGCCCAAAATCAAAGTGCAGCAACAAAGCG CCATCGAGCGTAAGGCTCAGTGACATTCATTACATAAACATTAGGGGAACCTCAAGCACGCCAAATGCAGTAGAGCTCTTTTGCAGCTCGCAGTATCCTTGCCAAAATGTTCAGTTGTATGACATAGATTTGAAGTCGCAGCAGAGGGGGCCGACTGCCGCTTCGTGCACAAATGCAAAAGTACGGTTTGGTGGAAAAATGAACCCACCACCTTGCAAATAG